From a region of the Branchiostoma floridae strain S238N-H82 chromosome 13, Bfl_VNyyK, whole genome shotgun sequence genome:
- the LOC118429678 gene encoding unconventional myosin-XV-like isoform X3, with the protein MERKSFQEMQSPVWFDGGAGYPLPGEVLGFLGVKSNQLQIRNVLDEQIFVVETDSPSIRPRNQGEDGIPNMINLRELHEGSVILNLKRRFEEHQIYTYIGSILVALNPYKPFDIYGVDVVKQYQKALIGDNLPPHLFAVANTAFLKMARTSKNQTVVISGESGAGKTESTKLIVQFLAASCNSTNTSLITEQILEATPLLESFGNAKTVKNDNSSRFGKYLELQYTNGVITGAKTTDYLLEKSRIVSQAPYERNYHIFYEMLAGMTEADKNKYGLQQAQSYYYLNQGGNPSIPSKNDGEDFTGILAALDVLGFTADETDTVFSIVAAVLHLGNVYFGKSEEEIATVISQSELRVVAELLQLPFDGLHSAVTAKLTEAHGEKIYSSYSMEQALEARDAIAKSLYQRLFVWLVERVNRTVYKQPEKRCRTIGILDIFGFEDFDVNSFEQLCINFANEKLHDHFNRHIFKIEQMEYEKESIGWKHMTCPDNQLCLDLISAKPHGIFSLLNDQSSFPQATDRSFLEKCHHFHQDHEHYERPRVPAQEFSIRHCAGKVSYKVHGFLDKNKDTMRYDVVEMLIGSKCELLSRMFWEHQSLELNKSISKKQHGLTTLNVVSHKVPTVSAKFQESLEELLEEISKCNPLFVRCMKPNTCKAALMFDTAIVLEQLRNLGILDTIRIRKKGYPIRVPFKQFADRYKFMIGELNPDSDPRGVCIMILGKLGSHFADQFQLGQSKVFLREVVEHHLETERSRILNLAATQVQRVFRGHVAAKAFSRMKSAIVTIQAGIRMAKIREAYLELRRAVVFVQATWKMILQRRRYIKLREEAQKQAELNRLAQEKADRLAMQNRKQEEAQQAREITDLSHMEIPAELSYIFDNIKSWHPQHTDRNVVKVFSHVAEQPFKSSLPADVDWHQLSKYISIYLKGGRWGVTKKPISAPFHRMSNDDAHQAIAVFKMILRFMGDTRLTEEKERLLGNYIVQMGLKNEAVRDEILCQLCSQTWGEGPAHWNRERGWILLTNCLSSWFPSPTLYKYLLNHVSNSMDNGYNNHCQHKMLHSPAMDEGLPRTYPPCVLEWKTNRKLANMALETRFHDGEAFTSSVNSWTTGEEFGVTVLHHRGVQDENLGWTVVLRDGTEEYELAGYDYVLDLIAEMEMAPGFPVCKSFFLVSSDKMASNAEEVDISFSDIPTKVPPLLQSGVRGYSYDGPLKHTERLSQQSEYVHNFPQRQAANKDSMLGSSDYLPYDYKLPIRDYGLPPAPDYTTEDGGRFHHGPGSPSSSRSTPQHHMSNRRMGNTPHRETRLRHKSLGGRSVGGQSIPHSEVSQSGLDDYLDRLFNPVLSDDSSELGDAAGMEVHMKGGGQAPAPPGAAGTTGTSSTTPKMAGQNVDLNAANSMMGMQPGMMGVGLLPTMPNMGLMQGVGNPALLQQAMLQQQAYLAQQMMLLQQQQALFSQQSQLPAQQAPGIPTQHRSPHSHSSTSKPPSLSSTASLTEQSPDETDAIPTAVQGSPAAGSQVAPSKVKPPNVGLPDPNVTPFTKDEDSTESEEETRSHAFYTKTTPRIRVGNIEWPPVAEKPLKRKQRDVGKLLIDDHTADLLSGSLQPKQPEAGQQQQEDGTVHVRISSGENKVPTKESALSAHLQAIDKLKRGSPKKVSISPASASPAKEPRPDTTSEKKTSPTTPAAPVVAKAPVKELEKSPVKTASPVLPMSPSNKNPKFILKKKPDPHQEAMAKLEEVKKKLPPSVDTPAAAAPASNPPTVQKAVRTAENSSVQQPQDMKAESTESEGEDHHKAALAKIGGVIIKRVQSSSRAGHAESLLSSDSDSDAVSEKSQDLKVHQEALRRLSQKTGRPVLPQNHPTDEADAGGQIDAPQAPDVVSQDGFPRSGQTKTELYPPNPGPYYTYTRVHWNLCVRKEVFNPTEKLENPMALNLVFAQVVHDVSRINSCLRMTIEESSKLQTIFDEHGITPSNLSQTAMTKKRVVDIARDFPTYFCRVFPVSGDRANPDVQMLGVSHSGVRFMRRDAESAFKDCLHVLREFRFKDIRSVEVEPRTVLQINLHNGSRIPLYTPRAKQIQDMIRKWIEDLKKTPTMSVLLEPMSPEMFPGKNKKTSC; encoded by the exons ATGGAACGAAAAAGTTTTCAAGAAATG CAGTCACCTGTCTGGTTTGATGGCGGTGCTGGCTACCCACTGCCTGGAGAAGTTCTGGGTTTCCTTGGAGTCAAATCTAACCAGCTGCAGATCAGAAATGTCCTGGATGAACAG ATTTTCGTTGTGGAGACTGACAGTCCGTCTATCCGCCCCAGAAACCAGGGTGAGGATGGTATACCAAACATGATCAATCTCAG GGAATTACATGAGGGCTCAGTCATCCTTAACTTGAAGAGAAGATTTGAAGAACATCAGATCTAT ACATACATTGGCTCCATCTTGGTGGCACTGAACCCCTACAAACCATTTGACATCTATGGGGTTGATGTCGTTAAGCAATACCAGAAAGCCTTGATCGGTGACAACCTTCCACC GCACTTGTTTGCAGTAGCCAACACTGCATTTCTGAAGATGGCCCGAACCAGCAAGAATCAAACTGTGGTTATAAG TGGAGAAAGTGGAGCTGGAAAGACTGAGAGCACCAAGCTGATAGTGCAGTTCCTGGCTGCCAGCTGTAACAGTACCAACACATCACTCATCACAGAGCAG ATCCTGGAGGCCACCCCCTTGTTGGAGTCTTTTGGAAATGCAAAGACAGTCAAGAATGACAACTCCAGCCGTTTTGGAAAATACCTGGAATTGCAATACACAAA TGGTGTCATCACAGGTGCAAAGACAACTGATTACCTGCTGGAGAAGTCCAGGATAGTCAGTCAG GCTCCATATGAGAGGAATTACCATATTTTCTATGAGATGCTGGCTGGTATGACAGAAGCAGACAAGAACAAGTATGGCCTGCAACAGGCACAGTCTTACTATTACCTCAACCAG GGAGGCAATCCTTCTATCCCATCCAAGAATGATGGTGAGGACTTTACTGGTATCCTGGCAGCGTTAGATGTGCTGGGTTTCACTGCAGATGAGACAGATACTGTGTTCTCTATAGTGGCTGCTGTCCTGCACCTTGGCAATGTGTATTTTGGCAAATCTGAG GAGGAAATAGCAACAGTGATTAGCCAATCAGAGTTGAGGGTAGTGGCAGAGCTTTTGCAGCTGCCCTTTGATGGACTTCATTCTGCAGTGACAGCAAAACTAACG GAAGCACACGGAGAAAAGATCTATTCATCATACAGCATGGAACAAGCTTTAGAAGCAAG AGATGCCATAGCCAAATCCCTGTACCAGAGGCTGTTTGTGTGGTTAGTGGAGAGAGTCAACAGAACCGTGTACAAGCAGCCTGAGAAGAGGTGCAGGACAATCGGCATTCTGGACATCTTTGGGTTTGAG GACTTTGATGTCAACAGCTTTGAACAGCTTTGCATCAACTTTGCCAATGAAAAACTTCATGACCACTTCAACAGACATATATTCAAGATAGAGCAG ATGGAGTACGAGAAAGAGTCTATAGGCTGGAAACACATGACCTGTCCTGACAACCAGCTTTGCTTGGACCTGATTTCTGCCAAACCACATGGAATATTCTCCTTACTGAACGACCAGAGCAGCTTTCCTCAG GCAACTGATAGATCCTTCCTGGAGAAATGTCACCACTTCCACCAGGACCATGAACATTACGAGCGTCCCAGGGTGCCTGCCCAGGAGTTCTCCATCAGACACTGTGCAGGAAAGGTCTCCTATAAA GTCCATGGTTTCCTGGATAAGAACAAAGACACCATGAGATATGATGTTGTGGAGATGCTAATAGGAAGCAAATGTGAG ctgcttTCTCGAATGTTTTGGGAACACCAGTCTTTGGAACTGAACAAGAGTATCAGTAAGAAACAACATGGATTGACCACGCTGAATGTGGTGAGCCACAAGGTTCCAACTGTATCTGCCAAGTTCCAGGAGTCACTGGAGGAACTACTGGAGGAAATATCCAA GTGTAATCCATTATTTGTTAGATGTATGAAGCCAAACACATGTAAG GCTGCACTGATGTTTGATACAGCCATTGTGCTGGAACAGCTGAGGAACTTGGGCATATTGGACACCATCCGCATTCGCAAAAAAGGGTATCCAATCCGAGTTCCATTCAAGCAGTTTGCTGACAG ATACAAGTTCATGATCGGTGAGCTGAACCCAGACTCAGACCCCCGAGGTGTGTGCATCATGATTCTGGGCAAGCTGGGCAGCCACTTTGCTGACCAGTTTCAGCTGGGGCAGTCTAAG GTGTTCTTGCGGGAGGTTGTGGAGCATCATCTGGAGACGGAGCGGAGTCGTATTCTCAACCTGGCAGCAACTCAGGTGCAGAGGGTCTTTCGTGGCCACGTGGCAGCAAAGGCCTTCAGCAGGATGAAATCTGCTATTGTCACTATCCAAGCAGGAATCCGCATGGCAAaaatcag GGAGGCATACTTGGAGCTGAGGagagctgtggtgtttgtgcaGGCAACATGGAAGATGATCTTGCAGAGGAGGCGATACATCAAG CTTCGTGAAGAGGCTCAAAAGCAAGCAGAATTGAATCGACTGGCCCAGGAAAAGGCTGACAGACTTGCAATG CAAAACAGGAAACAAGAAGAG GCCCAACAAGCTCGTGAAATTACAGATCTCAGTCATATGGAAATTCCTGCCGAACTTTCATACATCTTTGACAATATAAAAT CATGGCACCCCCAGCACACTGACAGAAATGTTGTGAAAGTGTTCAGCCATGTTGCAGAACAGCCCTTCAAGTCTTCTCTCCCTGCTGATGTGGACTGGCATCAGCTCTCCAAGTACATCAGCATCTACCTCAAG GGAGGGAGATGGGGAGTGACAAAGAAGCCAATCTCTGCACCCTTCCATAGGATGAGTAATGATGATGCACATCAGGCCATTGCTGTATTCAAGATG ATTCTCAGGTTCATGGGCGACACCAGGCTGACTGAAGAGAAGGAGCGGCTGCTGGGGAACTACATTGTTCAGATG GGTCTAAAAAATGAGGCTGTTCGGGATGAGATTCTGTGCCAGCTGTGCAGTCAGACATGGGGAGAGGGACCTGCCCACTGGAACCGTGAGCGCGGGTGGATTTTGCTGACAAACTGTCTGTCATCTTGGTTCCCATCTCCTACACTATACAAATACCTTCTCAA CCATGTGTCCAACAGTATGGATAATGGCTACAACAACCACTGTCAGCACAAGATGTTACATTCTCCAGCCATGGATGAGGGTCTGCCGCGTACCTACCCGCCGTGTGTTTTGGAGTGGAAGACAAACAGGAAACTAGCTAACATGGCCTTGGAGACAAGGTTTCATGATG GTGAAGCTTTCACATCCTCTGTGAACTCCTGGACAACCGGCGAGGAGTTTGGCGTCACAGTCCTGCACCACAG AGGAGTCCAGGATGAGAACCTGGGCTGGACGGTTGTGCTGCGGGATGGAACAGAAGAGTACGAGCTGGCCGGGTACGACTATGTCCTCGACCTCATCGCAGAGATGGAGATGGCACCTGGATTCCCTGTCTGCAAATCCTTCTTTCTTGTATCCTCAGATAAAATGGCGAGTAATGCTGAGGAGGTGGACATATCATTCTCAGATATCCCCACCAAGGTTCCTCCGCTGCTACAGAGTGGAGTAAGAGGATATTCATACGATGGCCCCCTAAAACACACAGAAAGATTGTCCCAACAATCAGAATATGTGCATAACTTCCCTCAAAGGCAAGCTGCCAATAAGGACTCCATGCTGGGCAGCAGTGACTATCTGCCGTACGATTACAAACTCCCGATTCGAGATTATGGCCTGCCACCCGCACCAGACTACACCACAGAGGATGGCGGCAGGTTCCACCATGGCCCTGGGAGTCCGTCATCATCTAGGTCAACGCCTCAACACCACATGTCCAACAGGAGAATGGGCAACACTCCACACAGAGAGACAAGACTAAGGCACAAGAGCCTTGGGGGCCGTTCTGTGGGAGGGCAGTCTATCCCGCACAGCGAAGTGTCCCAGTCAGGTCTGGATGACTACCTGGACAGACTCTTCAACCCTGTCTTGTCAGACGACAGCTCTGAGCTCGGTGATGCAGCTGGTATGGAGGTGCACATGAAGGGAGGAGGACAAGCACCTGCACCACCTGGAGCGGCTGGGACTACAGGAACATCCTCGACGACACCCAAGATGGCAGGGCAAAATGTGGATCTCAATGCAGCAAATAGCATGATGGGAATGCAGCCAGGAATGATGGGAGTAGGACTCTTGCCAACTATGCCAAATATGGGGCTGATGCAAG GTGTGGGGAACCCTGCCCTGCTGCAACAGGCAATGCTTCAGCAGCAGGCATACCTGGCACAACAGATGATGCTG CTTCAGCAGCAGCAGGCCTTGTTCTCCCAGCAGTCCCAGCTGCCAGCCCAGCAGGCCCCAGGCATCCCGACACAACACCGCTCTCCCCACAGTCACAGCAGCACAAGCAAACCTCCATCACTGTCCTCAACAGCTTCCTTAACGGAACAAAGTCCAG ATGAGACCGATGCCATCCCGACTGCTGTACAGGGGTCTCCTGCAGCTGGTTCCCAGGTGGCTCCTAGTAAAGTGAAACCTCCTAATGTAGGTCTACCTGACCCAAATGTAACTCCCTTCACAAAGGATGAAGACAGCACTGAGTCTGAAGAAGAAACTCGCTCTCATGCCTTCTACACCAAAACAACTCCAAGAATTCGTGTGGGTAATATTGAATGGCCACCCGTGGCAGAGAAGCCACTCAAGAGAAAGCAACGTGATGTTGGCAAACTCCTGATCGATGACCACACTGCAGACTTGTTGAGTGGGTCACTCCAACCAAAACAGCCAGAGGCAGGGCAGCAGCAACAA GAGGATGGAACGGTCCATGTGCGGATTTCCTCAGGAGAAAACAAGGTACCTACAAAGGAGTCTGCGCTGTCAGCTCATCTCCAGGCTATAGACAAG CTGAAACGTGGTTCTCCTAAGAAAGTGTCCATCAGTCCTGCATCAGCCTCACCAGCTAAGGAGCCTCGTCCTGACACTACATCAGAGAAGAAGACCTCTCCAACAACACCAGCTGCACCTGTAGTGGCCAAGGCTCCCGTAAAGGAACTCGAGAAGTCACCTGTAAAAACTGCTTCTCCAGTCCTGCCTATGTCACCCTCAAACAAGAATCCCAAATTCATACTGAAGAAGAAGCCAGATCCTCACCAGGAGGCGATGGCTAAACTGGAGGAGGTGAAGAAAAAGTTGCCCCCTTCTGTTGACACACCAGCTGCAGCAGCTCCGGCCAGTAACCCTCCTACAGTACAGAAGGCAGTCCGGACAGCAGAGAACAGCTCAGTACAGCAACCACAAGACATGAAAGCAGAAAGTACAGAGTCTGAAGGTGAAGACCATCACAAAGCAGCTTTGGCAAAGATTGGAGGTGTTATCATCAAAAGAGTGCAGTCATCATCCCGAGCAGGCCACGCAGAATCCCTGCTGTCCTCAGACTCTGACTCAGATGCAGTGTCTGAAAAGAGTCAGGACTTGAAGGTACACCAAGAGGCCCTTAGGAGGCTGAGCCAGAAAACAG GTAGACCAGTGCTTCCTCAGAATCACCCAACAGATGAAGCAGATGCAGGGGGACAGATAGATGCACCACAGGCACCTG ATGTTGTATCCCAAGATGGTTTTCCCCGGTCAGGACAGACTAAGACAGAACTCTACCCTCCCAATCCTGGGCCTTACTATACCTACACCAGGGTGCACTGGAACCTGTGTGTCAGGAAGGAG